The Dyadobacter subterraneus genome window below encodes:
- the secDF gene encoding protein translocase subunit SecDF, protein MTNRNGIIGLTIVLALISAYYLSFTFVSRNIKGKAEAYATDASGKIDDKKKQHYIDSLWREDVYLGQTLQEVMERELSLGLDLQGGMHVVLEVAPAEILKGMAGGNARSAAFQKALAAAQADKKADNKAFVKIFVSAFKEAAPNTSLASVFATSANRTKINSNSSDSDVVKMLNTEIDGAIDRAFQITQARIDKFGVTNPNIQRLPGTNRVLVELPGVDNPERVRRLLSGAAKLEFAQVYLTNELAPAIDQLGSYLAKEDARIKAAGKPAAATSSTDTTKKSGATGLAAQLEQKSDSAKTDTSALAAQSAALTSLFVPMPQGLGVYLKDTARANEMLARPEVRSMFPADLVFMWDRKGTAGTNNQLILPLYFIKKQNGQAAMEGDVITDATHDYDDRGRPEVTMRMNGEGARKWRTLTANSIGRPVAIIIDNLVYTAPTVQGEIPNGNSSITGNFTVEETKDMSNVLKAGKLPAPTHIVEEAIVGSTLGSEAITAGVLSSVIGLIVILVFMVAYYSGAGFVADITLLLNLFLLLGVMASLGAVLTLSGIAGIVLSIGMAVDANVLIYEGIKIEIEAGKPFKLAVQDGFKHSMTAIIDSNVTTLLTGIILYTFGSGLVLGFATTLVIGLLTSLFTAIFITRLFLEYQISHGKVYKFYSGLTKNWFKDNDFDFVSQRRRFYIISTIIMAIGVGSFIFKGFGLGIDFKGGRSYVVRFDKNVETDEVREVMSAALGNSPEVKTFGGFDQVKITTDYLIEDTAPDADQKAETKIMEGVSKVKDNKGTIVSSNKVGPTIAYDTMINALYAILLALAANFVYIFLRFKRLAFSYGAVMSLAHDVIILLAVYSLFNGWLPFSLDIDQAFIGAILTMIGYSMNDTVVIYDRIREYLKDDKATTESLPTIINNALNSTLSRTAVTGISVMLVLIVLMVFGGEVIRGFTFCMLLGVIVGTYSSLFVAAPIVVDILQREKIKQASLAVTGGSDAASTKGKIVKA, encoded by the coding sequence TTAAAGGAAAGGCAGAAGCTTACGCAACGGACGCTTCTGGCAAAATAGACGACAAGAAAAAACAGCATTATATTGATTCACTTTGGCGTGAGGATGTCTATTTGGGACAAACTTTGCAGGAAGTAATGGAACGCGAGCTTAGCCTTGGTCTTGACCTTCAGGGTGGTATGCACGTAGTTTTGGAAGTTGCTCCGGCGGAAATTCTTAAAGGAATGGCTGGTGGAAATGCACGTAGTGCTGCATTCCAGAAAGCATTAGCTGCTGCACAGGCGGATAAAAAAGCGGATAACAAAGCGTTTGTAAAAATCTTTGTTTCAGCATTTAAAGAAGCTGCACCAAATACAAGTCTTGCCAGCGTTTTCGCTACAAGTGCTAACCGTACTAAAATCAACAGCAATTCTTCGGACAGCGACGTTGTTAAAATGTTGAATACAGAAATTGACGGTGCGATTGACAGAGCATTTCAGATCACGCAGGCTCGTATTGATAAATTCGGTGTAACAAACCCGAACATTCAGCGGTTGCCAGGTACTAACCGCGTTTTGGTAGAACTTCCTGGTGTTGATAATCCGGAACGTGTTCGTCGTTTGTTATCAGGCGCTGCGAAACTGGAATTTGCACAAGTATATCTTACCAATGAATTGGCACCTGCTATTGATCAGTTGGGTTCTTATCTGGCAAAAGAAGATGCAAGAATTAAAGCTGCCGGAAAACCTGCTGCTGCAACTTCATCAACTGATACTACTAAAAAATCAGGCGCAACAGGATTAGCTGCTCAGCTTGAACAAAAAAGTGATTCTGCTAAAACTGATACATCTGCTCTGGCTGCTCAAAGTGCTGCATTGACAAGTCTTTTCGTTCCTATGCCACAAGGTTTAGGTGTTTATTTGAAAGATACTGCTCGTGCTAATGAAATGTTGGCTCGTCCGGAAGTTCGTTCGATGTTCCCTGCTGATCTTGTTTTCATGTGGGATCGTAAAGGAACTGCTGGTACAAACAACCAGTTGATCCTTCCTTTGTATTTTATCAAAAAACAAAATGGCCAGGCGGCTATGGAAGGTGATGTGATTACTGACGCGACACACGACTATGATGACCGTGGTCGTCCGGAAGTAACGATGCGTATGAACGGTGAAGGTGCTCGTAAATGGCGTACATTGACAGCCAACAGCATTGGTCGTCCGGTTGCGATTATTATCGATAATCTTGTTTACACAGCTCCTACGGTTCAGGGTGAAATTCCAAATGGTAATTCAAGTATCACAGGTAACTTCACAGTTGAAGAAACAAAAGATATGTCAAACGTGCTTAAAGCGGGTAAATTACCAGCTCCAACGCACATTGTTGAAGAAGCGATTGTTGGTTCAACTTTGGGATCAGAAGCAATTACTGCCGGTGTGTTATCATCTGTGATCGGTTTGATCGTAATTCTTGTGTTCATGGTAGCGTATTACAGTGGCGCAGGTTTTGTTGCTGATATTACACTGCTTTTAAACTTGTTCCTTCTTTTGGGAGTAATGGCTTCTCTTGGAGCTGTGCTTACGCTTTCAGGTATCGCGGGTATCGTGCTTTCTATTGGTATGGCCGTCGATGCGAACGTACTGATTTACGAAGGGATTAAGATTGAAATTGAGGCAGGGAAGCCGTTTAAGCTCGCTGTTCAGGATGGTTTTAAACATTCAATGACAGCGATTATTGACTCCAACGTTACAACGCTTTTAACAGGTATCATCCTTTACACATTCGGTTCAGGTCTTGTTTTAGGTTTTGCTACTACGCTTGTTATTGGTTTGCTTACTTCTTTGTTCACAGCGATATTCATTACAAGATTATTTCTTGAATATCAGATCAGCCACGGAAAAGTTTACAAATTCTATTCTGGTTTGACTAAAAACTGGTTTAAGGATAATGACTTTGATTTTGTATCGCAGCGTCGTCGTTTCTACATTATTTCTACCATTATCATGGCCATTGGAGTTGGGTCATTCATCTTCAAAGGATTCGGACTTGGTATTGATTTTAAAGGTGGTCGTTCTTATGTAGTTCGTTTTGATAAAAATGTTGAAACGGATGAAGTACGTGAAGTAATGAGCGCAGCGCTTGGAAACTCACCGGAAGTAAAAACTTTTGGAGGATTTGACCAGGTTAAAATCACAACGGACTACCTGATTGAAGATACTGCTCCTGATGCTGATCAGAAAGCAGAAACGAAAATCATGGAAGGCGTTTCAAAAGTAAAAGACAATAAAGGAACAATTGTAAGTTCTAATAAAGTAGGTCCAACCATTGCATATGACACGATGATCAATGCCTTGTATGCGATTTTACTTGCCCTGGCTGCCAACTTTGTTTACATTTTCTTACGTTTCAAACGACTTGCATTTAGTTATGGAGCGGTAATGTCTCTTGCGCATGACGTAATCATTTTGCTGGCTGTTTATTCGTTGTTTAACGGATGGTTGCCATTCTCACTTGATATCGACCAGGCGTTTATCGGAGCGATTCTTACAATGATCGGTTATTCAATGAATGATACGGTGGTAATTTATGACAGGATCCGTGAATATTTGAAAGATGATAAAGCGACAACAGAATCTTTGCCAACAATTATTAACAACGCCTTGAACAGTACGCTTAGCCGCACAGCTGTAACCGGTATTTCAGTAATGCTTGTATTGATCGTGCTTATGGTATTTGGTGGTGAAGTAATTCGTGGATTTACATTCTGTATGTTACTGGGTGTAATTGTAGGAACATATTCTTCACTATTTGTTGCTGCACCGATCGTTGTTGATATTTTACAACGTGAAAAAATTAAGCAAGCTTCTCTGGCCGTAACAGGCGGTTCAGACGCTGCTTCAACAAAAGGAAAAATTGTAAAAGCGTAA
- a CDS encoding anhydro-N-acetylmuramic acid kinase yields the protein MKNHVIRLAEIANQPSRRIIGLMSGTSLDGLDVALCKIQGSGTDTILEVEKFATVSFTEDFRDNIREIFAKREIDFQHLCVLNPKIGLEHGRMILECLKEWNIKPEEIDLIASHGQTVFHAPKKQHNLPGFPNSTLQIGDGDHISVTTGIITLSDFRQKHIAAGGEGAPLAVYGDYFLFSQKGENRILLNMGGIANFTFLPGSLDPSAIFTTDTGPGNTLIDAFARQFFNIPYDDNGAIAASGSVDEILLDALKSLPFFEAPFPKTTGPEVFNKDFVNDLILKNHLSGISHEDILATLTRFSADTISSAIIRMIKPDETYKIYASGGGAHNPVLMDAIHEQLPNCHLSLIDDLGVSGDAKEAVLFAVLANETVAGGEVAFGEREGVPSVTMGKISFPG from the coding sequence TTGAAAAATCATGTCATTCGTCTGGCTGAGATTGCCAACCAGCCTTCGAGACGCATCATAGGACTAATGTCCGGCACATCACTGGACGGACTGGATGTTGCACTTTGTAAAATCCAGGGAAGCGGAACGGATACCATTTTGGAAGTTGAGAAATTTGCAACGGTTTCATTCACAGAAGATTTTCGTGATAACATTCGAGAGATTTTTGCGAAACGGGAAATAGACTTTCAGCATTTATGCGTCTTAAACCCGAAAATCGGACTGGAACATGGCCGAATGATTCTGGAATGTTTGAAAGAATGGAATATTAAACCAGAGGAAATCGATCTTATCGCAAGTCACGGACAAACGGTTTTTCATGCACCAAAAAAACAGCATAATCTTCCGGGTTTTCCAAATTCAACTTTACAAATAGGAGACGGAGATCATATTTCGGTTACAACCGGAATTATTACCCTTAGCGATTTCCGGCAAAAACATATAGCCGCAGGCGGAGAAGGCGCACCGCTTGCTGTTTACGGGGATTATTTTTTGTTTTCCCAAAAAGGAGAAAACCGGATTTTACTGAATATGGGTGGTATTGCCAATTTTACATTTTTGCCCGGCTCTCTGGATCCATCCGCTATTTTCACAACGGATACTGGTCCCGGAAATACTTTGATTGATGCTTTTGCCCGTCAGTTTTTCAATATTCCTTATGATGATAATGGCGCGATTGCAGCAAGTGGTTCAGTTGATGAAATATTATTGGACGCACTGAAATCTCTTCCATTTTTTGAAGCGCCGTTTCCAAAAACAACAGGACCGGAAGTTTTCAATAAGGATTTTGTGAATGACCTGATTCTTAAAAATCATTTGTCCGGAATATCTCACGAAGATATTCTTGCTACGTTGACAAGATTTAGTGCGGATACTATTTCAAGCGCCATTATTCGCATGATCAAACCGGATGAAACTTATAAAATTTATGCAAGCGGCGGCGGTGCTCATAATCCTGTGCTGATGGATGCCATTCATGAACAACTACCAAACTGCCATTTATCTCTTATCGATGATCTTGGCGTGTCAGGGGATGCCAAGGAGGCCGTGTTATTTGCCGTTTTAGCCAACGAAACAGTTGCTGGCGGAGAAGTTGCCTTTGGTGAGCGCGAAGGCGTGCCTAGTGTGACGATGGGGAAGATTTCATTTCCGGGGTAA
- the lhgO gene encoding L-2-hydroxyglutarate oxidase translates to MHDIIIIGGGIVGLATALRIKEQKPALKVLLLEKENGVAKHQTGHNSGVIHSGLYYKPGSLKATNCIRGYDMLLDFCNREGVPYDLCGKIVVATKPEQIPLLKNLYDRGMQNGLTKNRMISVGEIREMEPHVNGLEGIAVPYTGIIDYTAVSEKYAEIFQKLGGEIRFGEKVVNIKSLTSNSEVITASGNIYSTKLVVNCAGLYSDKVAQLTQAEEIKVQIIPFRGEYYKIKPEKHHLVKNLIYPVPDPNFPFLGVHFTRMIEGGVEAGPNAVFAFKREGYKKTDINFPELFEALAWPGFRKVAMKYWQTGMGEYYRSFSKAAFTKALQELIPEIESDDLIPGGAGVRAQACDHDGGLLDDFSIIENKGAINICNAPSPAATSSLSIGQTVSERVLARL, encoded by the coding sequence ATGCATGACATCATCATTATCGGAGGCGGCATTGTTGGCCTGGCCACCGCGCTTCGTATAAAAGAACAAAAACCGGCTTTAAAGGTTTTGTTATTAGAAAAAGAAAACGGTGTCGCCAAACATCAAACCGGACATAACAGCGGTGTTATTCATTCAGGATTGTATTACAAACCGGGAAGTTTAAAAGCTACCAATTGTATTCGTGGTTATGATATGCTTCTGGATTTCTGTAATCGTGAAGGTGTGCCTTATGATCTTTGCGGAAAAATAGTGGTTGCAACAAAACCGGAGCAAATTCCGCTTTTAAAGAATCTTTATGATCGTGGTATGCAAAACGGTTTGACCAAAAACCGCATGATCAGCGTTGGTGAAATCCGTGAAATGGAGCCTCATGTGAATGGTTTGGAAGGAATTGCAGTGCCTTATACCGGCATTATTGATTACACTGCAGTCAGTGAAAAATACGCCGAAATATTTCAAAAACTGGGCGGAGAAATCCGTTTTGGCGAAAAAGTTGTCAATATAAAAAGCCTGACTTCAAATAGCGAAGTAATTACTGCTTCCGGAAATATTTATAGTACAAAACTGGTCGTTAATTGCGCCGGATTATATTCTGATAAAGTTGCTCAGTTGACGCAAGCCGAAGAAATCAAAGTTCAAATTATTCCTTTCCGCGGCGAGTATTATAAAATCAAACCGGAAAAGCATCATTTGGTTAAGAACCTCATTTATCCTGTTCCTGATCCTAATTTCCCTTTCCTGGGCGTTCACTTTACGCGTATGATAGAAGGAGGCGTAGAGGCTGGCCCTAATGCCGTTTTTGCTTTTAAGAGAGAAGGTTATAAAAAAACAGATATCAATTTCCCGGAATTATTTGAAGCACTTGCATGGCCAGGATTTAGAAAAGTGGCGATGAAATACTGGCAGACCGGTATGGGTGAATACTATCGTTCATTTTCAAAAGCAGCATTCACAAAAGCTTTACAGGAATTAATTCCGGAAATAGAAAGTGATGATCTGATTCCTGGTGGAGCAGGCGTTCGTGCGCAGGCTTGTGACCATGACGGCGGATTATTAGACGACTTCTCAATCATTGAAAATAAGGGTGCTATCAATATTTGTAACGCACCATCGCCGGCCGCAACTTCTTCGCTTTCTATTGGACAAACCGTTTCTGAAAGAGTTTTGGCAAGACTTTAA
- a CDS encoding PSP1 domain-containing protein, whose translation MNVFDWLSHMDVPASQKFDVVEVKFKGGRKEYFRNINQLDFFTGDYVVCEMASGQHIGTISLQGELVRLQMKRKNVAISDDIHVIYRIANEKDLDKHTQAMAREMPTLYRTREIIREMKLNMKLSDVEFQSDNTKTTFYYSSEERVDFRELIKSLASEFKVRIEMRQISLRQEASRLGGLGSCGRELCCSTWLTDFKNISTSAARYQNLSLNPAKLSGQCGRLKCCLNYELETYIDALRDIPTVDVPLKTKKGTATLQKTDIFKKIMWFGFEKDTNWYPVAIDKVLEIMELNKNNVIPESLEILTPEPEKKLDRGAQSLNSDLANLDRKYSEEQKKKKKKKNRNGNKNRGAKPPQAATPSNPQ comes from the coding sequence ATGAACGTTTTCGACTGGCTCAGCCACATGGATGTGCCTGCAAGCCAGAAGTTTGACGTTGTTGAAGTTAAATTCAAAGGCGGAAGAAAAGAATATTTCCGTAATATAAATCAACTGGATTTTTTCACCGGCGACTATGTAGTTTGTGAAATGGCTTCTGGCCAGCATATAGGAACGATTTCCTTACAGGGCGAGCTTGTACGCCTTCAGATGAAGCGTAAAAACGTTGCGATCAGTGATGACATTCATGTTATTTACCGGATTGCGAACGAAAAAGATTTGGACAAACACACTCAGGCGATGGCACGTGAAATGCCTACGCTTTATCGTACACGGGAAATTATCCGTGAGATGAAACTGAATATGAAATTATCAGACGTTGAATTTCAGTCGGATAATACCAAAACTACTTTTTACTATTCTTCCGAAGAACGTGTTGATTTCCGGGAATTGATCAAATCTCTGGCTTCTGAATTTAAGGTTCGGATTGAGATGCGGCAGATCAGCCTTCGTCAGGAAGCAAGCCGTTTAGGCGGACTAGGTTCTTGCGGACGGGAACTGTGCTGTTCAACCTGGCTTACCGATTTTAAAAATATCTCAACTTCGGCTGCACGTTATCAGAATCTTTCGCTGAATCCTGCAAAACTTTCAGGACAATGCGGACGATTAAAATGCTGTCTGAACTACGAACTGGAAACTTATATCGACGCTCTGCGTGATATTCCAACGGTAGATGTTCCCTTGAAAACAAAAAAAGGAACTGCGACGCTTCAAAAAACCGACATTTTCAAAAAGATCATGTGGTTTGGTTTTGAAAAAGACACTAACTGGTATCCTGTTGCGATCGATAAGGTTCTTGAAATCATGGAACTGAATAAGAACAATGTGATTCCTGAATCACTTGAAATTCTGACTCCGGAACCTGAAAAGAAACTTGACAGAGGCGCTCAATCTTTGAATAGTGATCTTGCTAATCTGGATCGGAAATACAGCGAAGAACAGAAAAAGAAGAAAAAGAAGAAAAACAGGAACGGTAACAAAAACCGGGGAGCCAAGCCACCTCAGGCGGCAACACCTTCAAATCCTCAATAA
- the purD gene encoding phosphoribosylamine--glycine ligase, which translates to MNVLILGSGGREHAFAWKIAQSPLCDSLFVAPGNAGTANVATNIPISYNDFDSVAKAVLDNNIELVIVGPEEPLVNGIVDYFENRADLAKIKIIGPNAAGAQLEGSKDFSKLFMQKYNIPTASSRTFTAETLESGLEYIENHALPIVLKADGLAAGKGVIIAEKHKDAQIAFTEMLVDGKFGSAGNKVVIEQFLKGIELSVFVLCDGDHYKILPEAKDYKRIGENDTGLNTGGMGAVSPVAFADANFLRKVEEKVVKPTLQGLKSEGIKYVGFIFIGLMNIKGEPYVIEYNVRMGDPETEVVLPRIQSDFLILLAATAKGTLQDIEMTISPQVAVTTVLVSGGYPGDYEKGKVISGNDKLEDVFLFHAGTTFNANTEVVTNGGRVMVLTGVANSLENAVRKSQRAAQAIQFEGKYFRHDIGMDLIRYNS; encoded by the coding sequence ATGAATGTACTTATATTGGGATCAGGCGGACGTGAACACGCTTTTGCCTGGAAAATTGCCCAAAGCCCTCTTTGTGACAGTTTGTTTGTAGCGCCGGGAAACGCCGGCACCGCCAACGTGGCGACAAATATTCCAATTTCTTATAATGATTTTGATTCAGTTGCAAAAGCAGTTCTTGACAACAATATTGAATTAGTGATTGTCGGTCCGGAAGAACCGCTCGTAAATGGAATCGTAGATTATTTTGAAAACCGGGCTGATCTTGCAAAAATCAAGATTATCGGACCAAATGCAGCCGGTGCCCAGCTTGAAGGAAGCAAGGATTTCTCGAAGCTGTTTATGCAGAAATATAATATTCCAACAGCTTCTTCCCGCACATTTACGGCAGAAACATTGGAAAGCGGTCTTGAATATATTGAAAACCATGCCTTACCAATTGTTCTCAAAGCAGATGGACTTGCAGCAGGAAAAGGTGTTATTATTGCTGAAAAACACAAGGATGCACAAATTGCGTTTACAGAGATGCTTGTTGACGGCAAATTTGGATCAGCAGGAAATAAAGTCGTAATTGAACAGTTTTTAAAAGGAATTGAACTTTCCGTATTTGTACTTTGTGATGGCGATCATTACAAAATTTTGCCAGAAGCAAAAGATTACAAAAGAATCGGCGAAAACGATACCGGGCTGAATACCGGAGGAATGGGAGCCGTTTCGCCCGTAGCATTTGCTGATGCCAATTTCCTTAGAAAAGTTGAAGAGAAAGTTGTAAAACCTACGCTTCAAGGATTGAAAAGTGAAGGGATCAAATATGTAGGATTTATATTTATCGGTTTGATGAATATCAAAGGTGAGCCTTATGTCATTGAGTACAATGTGCGTATGGGTGATCCGGAAACAGAAGTGGTTTTACCTCGTATACAATCTGATTTCCTGATACTTTTGGCAGCGACTGCAAAAGGTACTTTACAGGATATTGAAATGACGATTTCTCCACAAGTGGCTGTTACAACGGTACTTGTATCGGGTGGATATCCAGGAGACTATGAAAAAGGGAAAGTAATTTCCGGCAATGATAAGCTTGAAGATGTGTTTCTGTTTCATGCAGGAACCACATTTAATGCAAATACCGAAGTCGTGACAAATGGAGGCCGCGTGATGGTTTTGACCGGCGTAGCAAATTCCCTGGAAAATGCAGTCCGTAAATCTCAGCGCGCCGCGCAAGCGATTCAGTTTGAGGGAAAATATTTCAGACACGACATCGGTATGGATTTAATTCGTTATAACTCTTGA
- a CDS encoding amino acid permease, translating to MANQLWVKKPIDKLLQESTGEGNQLKRTLGPGSLVALGVGAIIGAGLFSITGGAAANQAGPAITISFMVAALGCAFAGLCYAEFASMIPVAGSAYTYSYATMGEFIAWIIGWDLVLEYAVGAATVSISWSRYLIKFLEGFDVHLPTALTVGPWDGGIVNLPAVFIVILVSLLLMKGTEESAKVNAIIVGLKVSVVVIFIVLGWQYIDNSNYIPYIPDNTGTFGEFGFSGIVRAAAIVFFAYVGFDAVSTAAQEAKNPKKDMPIGILGSLIICTILYILFAHVMTGVTNYTSFKGQDGIAPVAVAIEHMGSTDASGVIHPDYPWLNRAIIVAILGGYASVILVMLLGQSRVFFSMSKDGLLPRIFSSVHPKYQTPVRSNFMFMLFVSLFSAFVPARVVGEMTSIGTLFAFILVCIGIIVMRKQMPDVPRGFKTPLVPLIPILGVGTCFFMMAFLPLDTWIRLFVWMIIGFDVYLWYGIKNSFLSDGQASTVLNGRKVAGLTGIVLAVILGGIAIAHNAMTNGEQAGLFYFSMIFAVVHVILFGLSQMKKA from the coding sequence ATGGCAAATCAACTCTGGGTCAAAAAGCCTATTGACAAATTATTACAGGAATCAACTGGGGAAGGTAATCAGCTAAAACGCACACTCGGACCTGGCAGCCTTGTGGCATTAGGTGTCGGAGCAATCATTGGTGCAGGTTTATTTTCTATTACAGGTGGTGCGGCGGCCAATCAGGCTGGTCCTGCTATCACAATTTCATTTATGGTTGCAGCGCTTGGTTGCGCCTTTGCAGGTCTGTGTTATGCAGAATTTGCTTCGATGATACCAGTTGCTGGTAGTGCTTACACGTACTCTTATGCAACGATGGGTGAGTTCATCGCCTGGATCATCGGATGGGATCTTGTGCTGGAGTATGCAGTTGGAGCTGCTACGGTAAGTATAAGCTGGTCGCGCTATTTAATTAAATTTTTGGAGGGCTTTGACGTACATCTCCCCACCGCGCTGACAGTTGGGCCCTGGGACGGAGGTATTGTCAATCTTCCTGCTGTATTTATTGTAATTCTTGTGAGTTTGCTGCTCATGAAAGGTACAGAGGAAAGTGCGAAAGTGAATGCTATTATTGTAGGCTTGAAAGTTTCGGTTGTTGTTATCTTCATCGTCTTGGGATGGCAGTATATCGACAATTCTAACTACATTCCTTACATCCCTGATAATACAGGTACATTTGGTGAATTCGGTTTCAGTGGCATTGTCCGGGCGGCGGCCATTGTGTTTTTTGCCTATGTTGGTTTTGATGCCGTTAGTACAGCTGCTCAGGAAGCAAAAAATCCTAAAAAGGATATGCCTATCGGAATTTTAGGATCACTTATTATCTGTACAATTTTGTACATCCTTTTTGCACACGTTATGACCGGGGTAACCAATTATACTTCATTCAAAGGTCAGGATGGTATCGCACCAGTGGCGGTTGCTATTGAACATATGGGAAGTACAGATGCGTCAGGCGTAATTCACCCGGATTATCCCTGGTTGAACCGCGCGATCATTGTTGCTATTTTAGGTGGTTATGCTTCGGTAATCCTGGTAATGTTATTGGGCCAGAGCCGCGTATTTTTCAGTATGAGTAAAGATGGTTTGCTTCCACGTATTTTTTCAAGTGTACATCCAAAATATCAGACGCCGGTCAGAAGCAATTTCATGTTCATGTTATTTGTAAGTTTGTTCTCTGCGTTTGTGCCTGCACGTGTTGTTGGTGAAATGACGAGTATTGGAACACTTTTCGCGTTTATCCTGGTTTGTATCGGTATTATTGTGATGAGAAAACAAATGCCCGATGTTCCTCGTGGATTTAAAACGCCGCTTGTTCCTTTGATCCCAATTCTGGGTGTTGGAACCTGCTTTTTCATGATGGCATTTTTACCGCTTGATACCTGGATTCGTTTGTTCGTGTGGATGATCATCGGATTTGATGTGTATCTATGGTATGGTATCAAAAACAGCTTCTTATCAGACGGACAAGCTTCGACAGTTCTGAACGGCCGCAAGGTTGCAGGATTGACAGGAATTGTCCTTGCTGTAATTCTTGGAGGTATCGCCATTGCACATAACGCGATGACAAATGGTGAACAAGCAGGGTTGTTCTACTTCTCAATGATTTTTGCAGTCGTTCACGTAATTCTTTTTGGATTATCGCAAATGAAGAAGGCTTAA